The nucleotide window ACCACTAAATCCGGCAAGGCAGGTCGTACCCGCGTTAGTTTTACTACCGCTGCCGGCTTCGATAAAGTAGGCAAAACGCCGGACGTACAGTTGCAATACTCCCAGGGAAACAATGGTACTTATGACAACCAGAGCTTCTGGCCGGCATGGGGGCCTTCCGTGGAAGATGCCCGTAAACTGGACCCCGATCATCCGGCAGCCCTCTATAACAACTACAAACAGGCATACAATACCGGCAGCCAGTATCGCAACACACTGGCCGTCAGCGGAGGGACTGATAAAGTCGTATATGCGGCCTCGTTATCCCAGTTCAATCAAAACGGTATCATCCCCTTCAGTAACTACCAGAACTATTCCGCCAGGGTGAGCGGAGATGTCCGCTTCAGCGAAAAATTCAAAATGGGCGTAGCCCTCAACTATATCAATTCCGGTGGCAACCGTGCCAATGCCGACCGCTACGGAGAACAGATGATTTACTGGTCGCCACGCTGGAATATGCGTGACTACCTGAAACCCGATGGTACCCAGCAAACCTACGGTGCTACCGACAACCCCATCTATACTTTATATAGTAACCGGTTTGGTGATAATGTGAACCGCGTAATCGGCAATATTAACTTTACCTATTCGCCCTTTAAATGGCTCGATATCCTGTACCGCGCCGGTACCGACTTTTATACTGACAACCGCCGCCATACCGGCCCCGGTCCCAAAGGCATCGTCGGAGAAGTGGTCAATACCGATAACGGCTTCGGTTTCGTCAACGAATACACGCTCAATCAGCGGTCACTCAGTTCTACCCTGATCCTCAATTTCAAAAACAATATCACCCCCAAACTTACTTCCGATCTCAAACTGGGCCACGACCTGTTTGATCGCCGGCTGAAACGACTGTCCACCGAAGGGGATACCCTCGATATTCCGGACCTGCTCATCATGCAGAACGCTAAAAAGATCGTGTCCAACCAGTACCTCGAAAACTATTATCTCCTGGGCCTTTTCGGCGATTGGACCCTGTCATGGGACCGCTGGCTGTACCTCACCCTTTCCGGCAGAACAGATATCAGTTCCTCACTGCCGGTCAACAACCGGGCCTTCTTTTATCCTTCTGTCAGCCTGGCCTACATTTTTACGGAACACCTGAAATTGCCGGAAAATATACTGTCATTCGGCAAGCTCAGAGCCTCCTGGGCCAGGGTGGGTAAAGACGCCTTACCCTACAATACCGGCTATGGCTATACGCCATTGGCAAACGGTCCAATCGGTAATACCATCATCGGCTGGACCCGCGCCGACCGCCTCGGTGATGCCAACCTCAAACCGGAGTTCACCAACACGTTTGAAGCTGGTGCCGAATTACGATTCCTGCATGATCGTATAGGCGTTGACTTTGCCTGGTATACTTCCAAAAGCACCGACCTCCTGATACCGGTGAAGCTATCGAGTGCTACCGGCTATGAGGACTTCTACACCAACGCCGGCTCCATCCGCAACCGCGGCGTGGAAATAGCCCTTAGCGCTACACCTGTAAAACAGGAGAAATTTCGTTGGGACGTGCGGGTTAATTTCTCTGCCAATCGTAATGAAGTACTGAGTCTGGGTAAAGAACTGTCGGAAGTAGTGGTGGGCAGCCAGTTTGGTTATGCTGGTTCTACCGCTACCATGAAATATATTCCGGGATATCCGGTAGGAGCTATTTTCGGCACCAGCTACCAGCGTTATTCCGGAGGGCAGCCCGACAACGGTATCCTCATCGATTACAGCCGTCCCATTCAGATAGCTGCTTCCGGCAGTCAGGCTGGCTTCCCTATGATCAACTCTGCCCAGAAATACCTGGGTAATTCCCAACCCAAATGGATCGGCAGTATCTCCAATACTTTCTCTTATGGCCCGCTCAGCCTTTCGTTCCTGATAGATACCCGTCAGGGTGTTATGAAATACAATCAGCTGGCTAACTTTATGGGTGCCTTCGGAGAATCAGCCATTACCGCAGACCGCTTTACCAGCAAAGTGTTTGATGGTGTGTTGCCCGATGGTACTCCCAACAAACAGGTGGTGTACCTGCAACAGGCCAAAGGTCCCGATGGCCGCAACTATGGTGGCGGTTTTTACCGGAACGTATACCGCGGTGTCACAGAAAACTTCGTGGAAGATGCGTCGTGGATACGGCTGCGTAATATCAGTCTGTCCTGGCAGCTGCCATCACAATTGCTGTCACGCACCCACCTGATTTCTGCCGCCAGCCTTACCCTTACTGGTAACAATCTTTGGTTACATACCCGCTACACCGGCTTCGATCCGGAATCCAGCTCGTTTAATGCCGGTAGTAACATCGATGCATTTGCCGGGTTCACGTACCCGACTACACGCAGTTTTCTGGCTTCTTTGAATGTAACCTTCTAAAAACTGTTTCGACCATGAAAAGGATTCACTCCATATTATATATAGTCATACTGGCCCTGCTCGCAGCTGGTTGTAAAAAACAGCTGGATATCAACGACAATCCCAATCAGGCGGTAGTGCCTCCTATGAACGGGCTGCTGGCCTCCACCACCTACTTTACTTCGTATAACGTTTACCGTGTTGGTAATATCACATCTTATTTTACGCAGTACCTGGCTTCACCCAATGCTAACGGCGCCAGCGACACTTACGAAGCGGCTGACTATACCAGCACCTGGAAAGCACTGTACGACAATATGACCGACATCCACGACCTGATGGAACAAGCCAGGACTGCCGGTGCTACCCAGCACCTGGGCGCTGCGGAAGTGATGATGGCCATCAACCTCGAAATGCTCAATGACCTCTGGGGATCTGTTCCCTATACCCAGGCGTTTAATAGCAAAATCCTGCAGCCGGGCTACACACCCGATGACAGCGTATTCCTGCAATGTGTCGCTTTGCTTGATGACGGCATCGCTCAGCTGAAGAAGTCTGAATCCAAATATGCACTGGACCCGGTAAAGGATCTGTTACACGGAGGAAAGGTAAGTGCA belongs to Chitinophaga sp. HK235 and includes:
- a CDS encoding SusC/RagA family TonB-linked outer membrane protein; the protein is MKSTFRWLLVVGFLLVFSRTLYAQPRTLTGRVIAAGSNTALPGVTVQVKGGARGTTTDVEGHFRIEVPANHSTLIFSFIGYLTQEVSAGTQTTLTVTLHPDARSLDQVVVTAMGIKKEKRAVGYAIQDVSGADLVQSRQSNVVNALQGKVAGVQISGGGGAPGQGSRILIRGINSLDPTRDNQPLFVIDGITMDNNTYTTGGADTRGMSNRAADINPDDIESISVLKGGAATALYGLRAASGAIIITTKSGKAGRTRVSFTTAAGFDKVGKTPDVQLQYSQGNNGTYDNQSFWPAWGPSVEDARKLDPDHPAALYNNYKQAYNTGSQYRNTLAVSGGTDKVVYAASLSQFNQNGIIPFSNYQNYSARVSGDVRFSEKFKMGVALNYINSGGNRANADRYGEQMIYWSPRWNMRDYLKPDGTQQTYGATDNPIYTLYSNRFGDNVNRVIGNINFTYSPFKWLDILYRAGTDFYTDNRRHTGPGPKGIVGEVVNTDNGFGFVNEYTLNQRSLSSTLILNFKNNITPKLTSDLKLGHDLFDRRLKRLSTEGDTLDIPDLLIMQNAKKIVSNQYLENYYLLGLFGDWTLSWDRWLYLTLSGRTDISSSLPVNNRAFFYPSVSLAYIFTEHLKLPENILSFGKLRASWARVGKDALPYNTGYGYTPLANGPIGNTIIGWTRADRLGDANLKPEFTNTFEAGAELRFLHDRIGVDFAWYTSKSTDLLIPVKLSSATGYEDFYTNAGSIRNRGVEIALSATPVKQEKFRWDVRVNFSANRNEVLSLGKELSEVVVGSQFGYAGSTATMKYIPGYPVGAIFGTSYQRYSGGQPDNGILIDYSRPIQIAASGSQAGFPMINSAQKYLGNSQPKWIGSISNTFSYGPLSLSFLIDTRQGVMKYNQLANFMGAFGESAITADRFTSKVFDGVLPDGTPNKQVVYLQQAKGPDGRNYGGGFYRNVYRGVTENFVEDASWIRLRNISLSWQLPSQLLSRTHLISAASLTLTGNNLWLHTRYTGFDPESSSFNAGSNIDAFAGFTYPTTRSFLASLNVTF